In Solanum stenotomum isolate F172 chromosome 6, ASM1918654v1, whole genome shotgun sequence, one DNA window encodes the following:
- the LOC125868560 gene encoding strigolactone esterase D14 — translation MVILDLLRNMNGRIIGSGKETIILAHGYGGDQSIWDKILPKLCESYKIVLFDWCFSGANLLKHHFDAEKYSSYEPFADDLIALVDEMKLESFIFVGHSMSGIIGCIASIKRPTLFKRLILVSSSPRFINVEDYEGGFDIAEMEEMFRNIEEKYDVWSTNFASIAVDPSDPPSVDKFDKCLKRMGVEIALPLAKSVFLSDYRHILDKVITPCTIIQTKVDFAVPNSVPTFMHNTIKGESTVEIINTNGHFPQLTAHQEFLNVIHRVLTS, via the exons ATGGTGATATTGGATTTATTAAGAAATATGAATGGAAGAATAATAGGGTCAGGAAAAGAAACAATAATTCTAGCACATGGATATGGAGGAGATCAATCAATTTGGGATAAAATATTGCCCAAATTATGTGAGTCTTACAAGATTGTTTTGTTTGACTGGTGTTTTTCTGGTGCTAATCTAttaaaacatcattttgatGCTGAAAAATACTCTTCCTATGAACCTTTTGCTGATGACTTGATAGCTCTTGTTGATGAAATGAAGTTGGAATCTTTTATATTTGTTGGTCATTCCATGTCTGGCATCATTGGTTGCATTGCTTCTATCAAAAGACCAACACTCTTTAAAAGGCTCATCCTtgtttcatcttctccaag GTTCATTAACGTGGAAGATTACGAGGGAGGTTTCGACATAGCAGAGATGGAAGAGATGTTTAGAAACATTGAGGAAAAGTATGATGTTTGGAGTACAAATTTTGCTAGTATAGCTGTGGATCCAAGTGATCCTCCTTCTGTTGACAAATTTGATAAATGCTTGAAAAGAATGGGAGTTGAAATTGCATTACCTTTAGCCAAAAGTGTTTTCCTAAGTGATTATAGACACATTCTGGATAAGGTGATTACCCCATGTACCATAATTCAGACCAAGGTTGATTTTGCTGTTCCAAACTCGGTTCCCACCTTCATGCACAACACTATCAAGGGAGAATCCACTGTTGAAATCATCAACACTAATGGCCATTTCCCGCAGCTTACTGCTCATCAAGAATTCCTTAATGTAATTCATAGAGTCTTAACTTCTTAG